The following proteins are encoded in a genomic region of Arachis stenosperma cultivar V10309 chromosome 4, arast.V10309.gnm1.PFL2, whole genome shotgun sequence:
- the LOC130974740 gene encoding uncharacterized protein LOC130974740 — MIVSCWNISGLRGDGKLSMVKSLKKKYNLNMLGLLETKREVLTKYDIARLWGSITASWEFVESVGTARGLLLVWNDGVFKVHNSYKGERWLCVEGVLTRTNFLYAFCLVYGAHGREAKRGVWDELSYVAGLCRVPFCFLGDFNENLQVEDRKGVTRLPASSEEFKSWVHDMQLMDLPLTDKKYTWFRGRSCSWIDRVLVNIEWTEKFLDIRLKGDPRGLSDHCSLILEGTRLGGGPRPFRSLDSWFTHEGFLRMAKNERRSLGEAQFTCKLRALTVPLRQWHNDNFRDMDKRLMRFEEEITRLDNLVSDGIYDGTTEARRKVLVSFCEKWYIRKEIHWKQMSRSKHAANMDKNTRYFHNIASARRRNNRIDALMIHGRLVRNQVRIKCAIRGFYKDLYRQEYVPRIGVRDGLVKHIHRDEAEALEVMPSEEEIKEAVWDCESSKAPRSDGYNMNFIKKCWKDIGPEFIAAVLGFFQSAKLPTDVNVTWVILAPKFEGAKEVKDFRLISMVWCVYKVFLKVLVRRMRSVMPRLVGETQTAFVKGRKIHDDALIACGRFIG; from the coding sequence ATGATTGTGAGCTGTTGGAATATAAGTGGGTTGAGGGGGGACGGAAAATTGAGCATGGTGAAATCtttgaagaaaaaatataaCTTGAACATGTTAGGACTGCTTGAAACAAAAAGAGAAGTGCTTACTAAATATGATATTGCAAGGTTGTGGGGAAGTATTACTGCTAGTTGGGAGTTTGTGGAGTCTGTAGGGACAGCTAGGGGTCTGTTATTGGTTTGGAATGATGGAGTGTTTAAAGTACATAATAGCTATAAAGGTGAGCGGTGGCTGTGCGTTGAAGGAGTGTTAACAAGGACCAACTTCCTTTATGCTTTTTGTTTGGTGTACGGGGCGCATGGGAGGGAGGCGAAGAGGGGGGTATGGGACGAACTGAGTTATGTGGCGGGTTTGTGTCGGGttcctttttgctttttaggGGACTTTAATGAAAATTTACAAGTTGAGGATCGCAAAGGAGTGACTAGATTGCCGGCATCATCGGAAGAGTTTAAGAGCTGGGTGCATGACATGCAGTTGATGGATTTGCCTCTTACTGATAAGAAGTATACATGGTTTCGGGGTCGATCTTGTAGTTGGATTGATAGAGTTCTGGTCAATATTGAATGGACTGAGAAGTTTCTAGATATTCGGCTAAAAGGTGACCCGAGGGGTTTGTCCGATCACTGCTCGTTGATATTGGAAGGTACAAGATTAGGAGGGGGCCCTAGACCATTTAGAAGCCTGGATTCCTGGTTTACGCATGAGGGATTTCTGAGAATGGCGAAGAATGAACGGAGAAGCTTGGGAGAAGCACAGTTCACGTGTAAACTGAGGGCATTAACAGTACCACTGCGGCAATGGCACAACGATAACTTCAGGGACATGGATAAGAGACTTATGCGGTTTGAGGAGGAGATCACAAGGCTGGACAATTTAGTTAGTGATGGGATCTATGATGGTACAACGGAGGCTAGAAGGAAGGTGCTGGTGAGCTTTTGTGAAAAATGGTACATTAGGAAGGAAATCCACTGGAAACAGATGTCTCGGTCCAAGCATGCTGCCAACATGGATAAGAATACCAGATACTTTCATAACATTGCCTCGGCCAGAAGACGGAATAACAGGATCGATGCCCTGATGATACATGGAAGACTTGTGCGAAATCAGGTGAGAATAAAATGTGCAATTAGAGGGTTCTACAAGGATTTATATCGACAGGAATATGTCCCGAGGATTGGAGTCAGGGATGGTTTGGTGAAGCATATCCATAGAGATGAGGCTGAAGCTCTGGAAGTGATGCCGTCGGAGGAGGAAATCAAGGAGGCAGTGTGGGACTGCGAATCTTCCAAGGCCCCAAGAAGTGATGGGTACAACATGAACTTCATAAAGAAATGCTGGAAGGATATTGGGCCAGAATTCATTGCAGCGGTGCTGGGGTTCTTTCAAAGTGCTAAGTTGCCGACGGATGTGAATGTAACGTGGGTGATACTAGCCCCAAAGTTTGAAGGTGCAAAGGAGGTAAAGGATTTCAGGCTGATTAGTATGGTGTGGTGCGTGTATAAAGTATTTTTGAAGGTGTTGGTGAGAAGGATGCGATCTGTTATGCCGAGGTTGGTCGGAGAGACTCAGACTGCATTTGTAAAGGGTAGGAAAATTCATGATGACGCACTCATAGCCTGCGGACGGTTCATTGGCTAA